From Leishmania infantum JPCM5 genome chromosome 15, a single genomic window includes:
- a CDS encoding putative lysyl-tRNA synthetase, whose product MSSLEELRKQIEAIASQIADNKKTKGTDSDEYKSLVKQMGMLRSQLPQDEKKAKKDKTVEPSYFESRLAMVKEMGLLGAAYPHKYHRQYTIPQYRRKYAPLLTEPDTSLDETVTIAGRIINKRSSGSKLHFITIQGDMETVQVISALTDYIDQSKFAEIHSKLKRGDIIGIAGRPSLSKSSEFSLKATEITLLSTCYHMLPDDYFGLSSFEQRFRQRYLDFIVNRDNIKTFIQRANIIKYIRKFFDERDFVEVETPMLNQIAGGAAARPFVTHHNDLNQTMFLRIAPELYLKELVVGGMDRVYEIGKQFRNEGIDLTHNPEFTSCEAYWAYMDYHDWMTATEDLLYGLAMELHGSPIVRYAPKDSEGKPLPEVTFNFNKPFKRLHIIPELEKRLQVSFDNVDFESDAGIQFLMDLCEKHKADCPPPYTAPRLLDALIAEFLEPECHDPCFICDHPRVMSPLAKWHRNDPRLTERFELFVNKKELANAYTELNNPIVQREEFVKQLRNRDKGDDESMEIDEGFVAALEHALPPTGGWGLGIDRLVMFLTSQSNIKEVLLFPAMKPEGKNAISYPPGTMLNGQGVPLL is encoded by the coding sequence ATGTCGTCCCTCGAAGAGCTCCGTAAGCAGATAGAGGCTATTGCCTCCCAGATCGCAGACAACAAAAAGACAAAGGGTACTGACAGTGATGAGTACAAGTCGCTGGTGAAGCAGATGGGTATGCTGCGCAGCCAGCTTCCGCAGGATGAGAAGAAGGCGAAAAAAGACAAGACGGTAGAGCCGTCGTACTTCGAGTCGCGCCTGGCAATGGTCAAGGAGATGGGTCTCCTCGGCGCTGCCTACCCCCACAAGTACCATCGTCAATACACGATTCCTCAGTATCGCAGGAAGTACGCGCCTTTGCTCACAGAGCCCGACACATCCCTCGACGAAACGGTGACAATCGCGGGCCGCATCATCAATAAGCGTAGCTCCGGCTCGAAGCTGCACTTCATTACTATCCAGGGCGATATGGAGACTGTGCAGGTGATTTCTGCTCTTACTGACTACATCGACCAGTCCAAGTTCGCCGAGATCCACTCTAAGCTGAAGCGCGGGGATATCATCGGCATTGCAGGTAGGCCGTCCCTATCCAAGAGCAGCGAGTTCTCCCTCAAGGCAACCGAGATTACGCTTCTTTCAACTTGCTACCACATGCTCCCCGACGACTACTTCGGCCTTTCTTCCTTTGAGCAGCGCTTCCGTCAACGCTACCTCGACTTTATTGTCAACCGCGACAATATCAAGACCTTCATTCAGCGTGCAAACATCATCAAGTACATTCGCAAATTTTTTGATGAGCGGGACTTCGTGGAGGTCGAGACGCCAATGCTCAACCAAATCGCTGGTGGAGCCGCGGCGCGTCCTTTTGTGACGCACCACAACGACCTCAACCAGACCATGTTCCTGCGTATCGCGCCGGAGCTGTACCTGAAGGAGCTCGTCGTCGGTGGCATGGATCGCGTGTACGAAATCGGCAAGCAATTCCGTAACGAGGGCATCGACCTGACCCACAACCCCGAATTCACAAGCTGCGAGGCGTACTGGGCATACATGGACTACCACGATTGGATGACCGCAACGGAGGACCTTCTGTATGGTCTGGCCATGGAGCTTCACGGCTCGCCAATCGTTCGCTATGCGCCGAAGGACTCAGAGGGCAAGCCACTGCCAGAGGTTACTTTCAACTTCAACAAGCCGTTCAAGCGTCTGCACATTATTCCGGAGCTGGAAAAGCGCTTGCAGGTATCCTTTGACAACGTTGACTTCGAGTCCGATGCGGGCATTCAGTTTCTGATGGACCTGTGCGAAAAGCATAAGGCCGACTGCCCTCCACCGTACACGGCGCCTCGCCTTCTCGATGCCCTGATCGCTGAGTTCCTTGAGCCCGAGTGCCACGACCCCTGCTTCATCTGCGATCACCCTCGCGTGATGTCGCCTCTCGCCAAGTGGCACCGCAACGACCCCCGCCTGACGGAGCGCTTTGAGCTGTTCGTCAACAAGAAGGAGCTTGCTAATGCGTACACCGAGCTGAACAACCCTATCGTCCAACGTGAGGAGTTCGTTAAACAGCTGCGGAACCGCGACAAGGGCGATGACGAATCTATGGAGATCGATGAGGGCTTCGTCGCAGCATTGgagcacgcgctgccgcccactGGTGGATGGGGTCTTGGCATCGACCGCCTTGTGATGTTCCTCACAAGTCAGTCCAACATCAAGGAAGTGCTTCTGTTCCCTGCCATGAAGCCTGAAGGCAAGAACGCGATTAGCTACCCTCCGGGCACGATGCTCAATGGTCAGGGTGTTCCCCTGCTGTAG
- a CDS encoding putative nonspecific lipid-transfer protein yields the protein MQRIRLVGVGRTAVGALKRDAIDLAREALELAFAEANIAAKDVGALIATPSLSSGHFMQAHYLATKFQLTAANPAMLLKTIDTGGASPISSIGAALDFFRRMPRLNVAVVVSSDAVHTLPSSEFAKRSNESVPSPHLAEPYIPHGYDFYAQWQMKRYGLKREQLAMVPVLMSAMSVRHPDAMCRKRYSLEEVLGARQIAPVTNLPECARRADGAVAIVLAREEHYKQHLAAGPLDGRRPYVLGVGEASGPLYPPATHEEVTSETFSCHRAMRLAYEATGGLSTSDIDFFGLYDCFPICLIRALEAAGLCREGEGGQMVEEAYRRAAQRGGDVDPSEFPINTHGGLMCFGAPWEVPAMYNVAEAVAQLGGQAGPRQVHPTPRRALVYGNGGVFSASAVAILSTDAP from the coding sequence ATGCAGCGCATTCGACttgtgggggtggggcgaaccgccgtcggcgctttGAAGCGGGACGCCATCGATCTGGCACGGGAGGCCCTGGAGCTCGCCTTTGCTGAGGCCAACATCGCTGCCAAAGACGTCGGCGCCCTCATCGCGACCCCCTCGCTCTCGTCTGGGCACTTCATGCAAGCGCACTACCTCGCCACAAAATTCCAGCTCACTGCCGCAAATCCAGCGATGCTGCTCAAAACGATAGACACGGGTGGCGCCAGCCCGatcagcagcatcggcgcgGCGCTAGACTTCTTCCGTCGCATGCCGCGCCTCAACGTAGCTGTAGTGGTGTCGAGCGACGCGGTGCACACTCTGCCAAGTTCCGAGTTCGCGAAACGCTCGAACGAGAGCGTCCCTTCGCCCCACCTTGCAGAGCCGTACATACCACATGGCTACGACTTTTACGCGCAGTGGCAGATGAAGCGGTATGGGTTGAAGCGCGAGCAACTGGCAATGGTGCCGGTGCTCATGAGCGCCATGTCCGTGCGGCACCCGGATGCCATGTGCAGGAAGCGCTACTCCTTGGAGGAAGTGCTCGGAGCTCGCCAAATCGCACCCGTGACGAATCTTCCCGAAtgcgcgcgccgcgcagaCGGTGCGGTCGCAATTGTGCTCGCGCGGGAGGAGCACTACAAGCAGCACCTCGCAGCGGGACCGCTCGACGGCCGCAGACCGTACGTCCTTGGCGTCGGCGAAGCCTCCGGCCCGCTTTACCCGCCAGCCACGCACGAGGAAGTGACGTCTGAGACGTTTTCGTGCCATCGCGCCATGCGCCTGGCGTACGAGGCGACGGGTGGACTCTCCACCTCTGACATCGACTTCTTCGGCTTGTACGACTGCTTCCCGATCTGCCTGATTCGCGCCTTGGAGGCGGCCGGGTTGTgcagggagggcgagggcgggcAGATGGTGGAAGAGGCCTACCgcagggcggcgcagcgtggcggcgatgTGGACCCGAGCGAGTTCCCCATCAATACCCACGGCGGTCTCATGTGCTTCGGAGCGCCATGGGAGGTGCCGGCAATGTACAACGTGGCGGAGGCTGTCGCGCAGTTGGGTGGTCAAGCGGGGCCGCGGCAGGTTCACCCTACCCCGCGACGTGCGCTTGTGtacggcaacggcggcgttTTTTCcgcctcggcggtggcgatcCTCAGCACCGACGCACCGTAG